The genomic region CCCTTCCGCCTCAACATCACCCTTTTCTTTCTCACGCTCATCCCTCTCCCTTGTACTAGTGGGTACGACTGTAGAATTGACAAATTGAAATTTGGGTTGGGTGGATGGTATTACCGGTGTAATATCTGAAATTAGGGTTTCGGATGGAGATTTTGGGGTTTCCGTTTGGAGTAAGAAGGCCTTGGATGTTGGAGTTTCTATTAGGGTTGTAGGTCGTGGAGGGATGTTAATCGGGGCTACACTTGGAGCGGCCTCCTCCTTCCTGAGTTCTTCTGCTAGACGGGCGAATAAATAGCTAGTCTTTTCGCTTTTTCCGTATTTCTTTAGAAACTCTCTCATTATTTCTTCCGGATCAGATTCGTTGCCCGGTGGTGGAACTGTGGTTGAGGGTGTAGGCGGGACAGCGGAGATTGTGGTTGCCGTCTCTCCTGTAACTGGTTTCTTTGTGGTGGCTTTAGACGACGAAGTTGCCACCGTCCCTGTCTGAGGAGCGGACGGTGG from Salvia splendens isolate huo1 unplaced genomic scaffold, SspV2 ctg550, whole genome shotgun sequence harbors:
- the LOC121790569 gene encoding mucin-7-like encodes the protein MENQPERHKARHKNSQSVKSTAGESSQPPKNLPTKKPPSAPQTGTVATSSSKATTKKPVTGETATTISAVPPTPSTTVPPPGNESDPEEIMREFLKKYGKSEKTSYLFARLAEELRKEEAAPSVAPINIPPRPTTLIETPTSKAFLLQTETPKSPSETLISDITPVIPSTQPKFQFVNSTVVPTSTRERDEREKEKGDVEAEGD